A section of the Spirosoma pollinicola genome encodes:
- a CDS encoding TonB-dependent receptor domain-containing protein encodes MNQLFLLSFLSLFGTITARAQINIAGIVTNDQYQPLAGATISIRGTNTSITSQANGQFSLQTNESLPLILDVLLAGYRQQDVAVRGNNFRRVEITLSEETSLEKDVVVSVSRVPEENQQAAITVEKLGIKQFQESTAMSPFDALQYVKGVDFLTQSLTFKSVNMRGFGANDNTRFLQLTDGMDNRSPGLGFGVGNVAGISDLDVESIELVPGASSALYGPDAMQGLLVTSNKNPFVYQGLSAQLKVGANNFGKADFGPTGYGDVAIRYARQIGERFAFKVNFQRLSGTDFIADDYSDRSTRARVNFFTTDPSRGGIATGIGYTPNNNPNTNFQYDGVNSYGDDINTGGAFMFPANYANALLQNKLVTRTGYTELEVLGNNGKVFNNRASVSVHYKLPGNIEASLGWYYGNGNFVRTAGFREYFPNYQRHQVKAELRGENFFLRAYTTQQQAEAWNIGQTATAINNRWKSLNQWAAEFGQVYIENKFTIGESRATADRGRYVPGTDQFNAVRDDYANTYTTDFIPGSTTARGTRLRDNSALWHYEGMYNFTKLLDNAAEVIAGGSFRQYALNTGGTIIPLKADGSEYTINEYGAYVQAAKELSIGTIATVKPTIALRYDRNQYIKGGFTPRASVVVSIGPHNFRGSWQSAFHNPLPGQLFAAPAAGLGGNVGGSQLAAESAGLFTNPAYLDSDVKDFTAGRITEAQLRSRAYNPASFTTEKMKTWEVGYKTLIQNKLYVDAFYFHSQYTDFISAQSFYQPTNGQISDFSTNAYRTLQINVNNVNEIVVNGWGVGSEYSLGRGFTLSGNFAHQVGTVTLHDAQGNIVNDNAGVPIVKRKMSNPEVSQKGRNSFNSPENRYNITLSNPRLTDRFGASLTYRWTDKMWYEQGTTAGDIWLPSWTSLDAQVSYKVPTYKAIVKLGGTNLLNQYYAQGYGLARIGGLYYVSITFDELMR; translated from the coding sequence ATGAATCAACTCTTTCTACTTTCTTTTTTATCATTGTTTGGCACGATAACAGCCCGGGCACAGATCAACATTGCCGGAATCGTTACCAACGATCAATACCAACCTTTAGCAGGCGCAACAATTAGCATCAGAGGGACTAACACGAGCATTACCTCACAGGCTAATGGTCAGTTCTCTTTACAAACGAACGAGTCACTGCCCCTCATACTCGATGTATTACTTGCTGGCTATCGACAACAGGATGTAGCTGTACGGGGAAATAACTTTCGTAGAGTTGAGATTACATTAAGTGAAGAAACCAGTCTTGAAAAAGACGTAGTGGTTTCGGTAAGCCGGGTGCCGGAAGAGAATCAACAAGCGGCCATAACTGTCGAAAAGCTTGGTATAAAGCAGTTTCAGGAGTCGACAGCGATGAGCCCGTTCGATGCCCTTCAGTATGTAAAAGGTGTTGATTTTCTCACCCAAAGCCTGACGTTTAAGTCTGTTAATATGCGCGGATTTGGAGCCAACGACAATACCCGTTTTTTGCAATTAACTGATGGTATGGACAATCGCTCGCCGGGCCTGGGGTTTGGCGTTGGCAATGTAGCGGGTATTTCGGATCTGGATGTCGAAAGCATCGAATTGGTTCCGGGTGCCTCATCGGCTCTTTACGGTCCGGATGCTATGCAGGGATTACTGGTTACGTCGAATAAAAATCCGTTTGTGTACCAGGGCTTAAGCGCACAACTAAAGGTAGGGGCCAATAATTTTGGCAAAGCGGATTTCGGGCCAACAGGCTACGGCGATGTGGCTATCCGATACGCCAGGCAAATAGGTGAACGCTTTGCATTTAAAGTAAATTTTCAGCGGTTGAGCGGTACTGACTTCATTGCTGATGATTATAGCGATCGCTCAACGCGTGCCCGTGTCAACTTTTTCACTACCGATCCCAGCAGGGGTGGCATTGCTACGGGTATCGGGTATACACCTAACAACAATCCAAATACGAACTTTCAATACGACGGTGTTAACAGCTACGGTGATGACATCAATACCGGTGGAGCGTTTATGTTTCCAGCAAATTATGCCAACGCGCTGTTGCAGAATAAGCTCGTTACCCGCACCGGCTATACAGAGTTAGAGGTACTGGGCAACAACGGCAAAGTCTTCAATAACCGCGCCAGCGTGTCGGTACATTACAAACTGCCGGGTAATATTGAAGCATCGCTGGGCTGGTACTATGGTAATGGCAACTTCGTTCGTACGGCTGGATTCCGCGAATATTTTCCGAATTACCAACGCCATCAGGTGAAGGCTGAACTACGGGGTGAGAACTTCTTTCTACGAGCTTATACCACCCAACAGCAGGCCGAAGCCTGGAATATTGGCCAAACAGCTACTGCCATCAATAACAGATGGAAATCCCTCAACCAATGGGCAGCCGAATTCGGGCAGGTTTATATAGAAAATAAGTTCACCATTGGCGAGTCCCGCGCCACAGCCGACCGTGGACGCTATGTACCCGGAACCGATCAGTTTAACGCGGTGCGCGATGATTACGCTAACACGTATACTACCGACTTTATACCGGGATCCACCACAGCAAGAGGAACACGCTTACGCGACAATTCGGCTCTTTGGCATTACGAAGGCATGTACAATTTTACGAAGCTGTTAGACAATGCAGCTGAGGTTATTGCCGGTGGTAGCTTTCGTCAGTATGCGCTTAACACAGGTGGAACTATCATTCCACTAAAAGCTGATGGTTCAGAATATACCATCAATGAATATGGCGCGTATGTGCAGGCAGCCAAAGAATTGAGCATAGGAACTATAGCAACGGTAAAACCAACAATTGCCCTTCGATACGACAGAAATCAATATATTAAGGGAGGTTTCACGCCCCGTGCCTCGGTAGTAGTGAGCATTGGCCCGCATAACTTCCGTGGATCATGGCAGTCGGCGTTTCATAACCCTTTACCGGGGCAATTATTTGCCGCTCCGGCAGCGGGCCTGGGGGGCAATGTGGGTGGTTCACAACTCGCGGCTGAGTCGGCAGGGCTGTTTACAAATCCGGCGTATCTGGATAGCGATGTAAAGGATTTTACAGCCGGGCGTATAACCGAAGCGCAACTACGCAGCCGGGCGTATAACCCGGCTAGTTTCACAACAGAGAAAATGAAAACGTGGGAAGTCGGGTATAAAACCTTGATTCAGAACAAGCTCTACGTTGATGCTTTTTATTTTCACAGTCAATACACCGACTTTATTTCGGCTCAGAGTTTTTACCAACCCACGAATGGCCAAATCTCCGACTTTTCAACAAACGCTTACCGGACGCTACAAATCAACGTTAATAATGTCAACGAGATAGTTGTGAACGGCTGGGGCGTAGGTTCCGAATACAGTTTGGGACGAGGCTTCACGCTCAGCGGTAATTTCGCACATCAGGTTGGCACTGTAACGCTACACGATGCTCAGGGGAATATCGTCAATGACAATGCTGGTGTACCCATTGTAAAGCGTAAAATGAGCAATCCGGAGGTGTCGCAAAAAGGTCGAAATTCGTTTAACTCACCCGAAAACCGTTACAACATTACTTTATCGAACCCCCGCCTTACTGATCGGTTTGGCGCTTCACTAACCTACCGCTGGACCGATAAAATGTGGTATGAACAGGGCACAACGGCGGGCGATATCTGGCTACCCTCGTGGACAAGTCTGGATGCGCAGGTATCCTATAAAGTACCAACGTATAAAGCAATTGTAAAGCTTGGCGGCACCAACCTACTCAATCAGTATTATGCGCAGGGGTATGGCCTAGCCCGCATTGGGGGCTTGTATTATGTAAGTATTACGTTCGATGAACTGATGCGGTGA
- a CDS encoding TonB-dependent receptor → MKRILKSAFLIGAILMPLFLSAQNAPVINATITGKVIDARTEKSLIGATVVIKGTTNGGATNLNGQFTLLTGQKLPFVVVVSYLGYQTQEVVLSNDNVEIKLEEGSNQLADVVITSRRRQESAQDVPIPISVISGVRAEDAGAFNVNRLKELVPSVQLYASNARNTTLNIRGLGSSFGLTNDGIDPGVGFYVDGVYFARPAATALDFVDIEQVEVLRGPQGTLFGKNTTAGAFNITTRAPSFQTGATFETSYGNYNYMQAKASITGPLSSKLAARVSFSSTQRDGTIYNTTTLKPTNTLNNLGYRAQLLYKPSEKVAITITGDNSRQRPDGYATVVAGVVTTKRAAYRQFNAIITDLGYKLPTTNPFDRVTDVDTPLRANNDLGGISVNVDAKIGRGTLTSTSAWRYWVWDPSNDRDFTGLPALTKSAGNSRHKQWTQEIRYAGQFSSRLSGVAGVFLIDQDLTSDPVQTEESGSAQWRFAQSSTSALWKTPGLFDGFGTRTTSRLKTFGAAVFGQLDWSISDKWHLLPGLRFNYDKKDVDYKRETYGGLQTTDPALIALKNGLYTNQAFAFGVEDNNFSGQVTLAYKASKKLNAYATYANSYKPIGVNLGGLPTANGVTLIDLAKVKPEYVTHYELGVKTRPTPGSTFNVTVFNTDIKDYQTQVQTAEVGVNRGYLANAEKVRVTGVELDGNIRVGNNFSFNGAVTYTDGNYVSFKNAPVPLEETGGESAFKDISGGALPGISKWAGSLGGEVSGAGKLLSLDGRFFAALDGYYRSSFSSSPSPSAYLNIDGYTLVNARIGFRASNGISILLWSRNLTNKNYFEQLLPAAGNAGQYAAVLGDPRTYGTTLRYTF, encoded by the coding sequence ATGAAACGAATTTTAAAGTCCGCTTTTCTTATTGGGGCCATTTTAATGCCCCTGTTTCTATCCGCTCAAAATGCCCCTGTCATCAATGCAACGATCACCGGAAAAGTAATTGATGCCCGCACCGAAAAAAGCCTGATTGGCGCAACGGTGGTTATTAAAGGAACGACAAACGGGGGAGCAACCAATCTAAATGGTCAGTTTACATTGCTCACCGGCCAGAAACTCCCTTTTGTTGTTGTCGTTTCTTACTTAGGTTACCAGACTCAGGAAGTTGTTTTAAGCAATGACAATGTAGAGATCAAACTCGAAGAAGGCAGCAATCAATTAGCCGACGTAGTTATCACGTCCCGACGTCGTCAGGAATCGGCGCAGGATGTACCTATTCCGATCTCGGTGATAAGCGGTGTCCGTGCTGAAGATGCCGGAGCCTTCAACGTAAACCGACTGAAGGAACTGGTTCCCAGTGTGCAACTCTATGCCTCTAACGCCCGGAACACAACGCTTAACATTCGGGGGCTGGGTTCGAGTTTCGGGCTTACCAACGACGGTATTGACCCCGGCGTAGGCTTTTATGTAGACGGTGTGTACTTTGCTCGTCCGGCAGCAACGGCACTTGATTTCGTCGATATTGAGCAGGTTGAAGTATTGCGTGGCCCTCAGGGAACACTTTTTGGCAAGAATACCACTGCCGGTGCCTTTAACATTACGACACGCGCCCCTAGCTTTCAGACCGGCGCTACCTTTGAAACAAGCTACGGGAATTATAATTACATGCAGGCTAAAGCGTCGATAACCGGCCCATTGAGCAGTAAGCTTGCTGCCAGGGTGTCGTTTTCCAGCACGCAACGCGATGGAACCATCTACAACACGACTACGCTGAAACCCACAAATACTCTGAATAATCTGGGGTACAGAGCTCAATTGTTGTATAAGCCATCCGAAAAGGTTGCGATTACCATAACAGGCGATAATTCGCGCCAACGGCCCGATGGGTATGCCACTGTGGTAGCAGGGGTTGTCACGACGAAACGGGCGGCCTACCGTCAGTTCAATGCGATCATAACCGATCTTGGCTATAAATTACCAACGACGAATCCATTCGACCGCGTTACCGATGTCGATACGCCCCTGCGTGCCAACAATGACCTCGGCGGTATTTCGGTAAATGTTGATGCAAAAATTGGAAGAGGTACACTAACGTCGACCTCAGCCTGGCGTTACTGGGTCTGGGACCCATCGAATGACAGAGACTTTACGGGGCTGCCTGCGCTAACTAAATCGGCGGGCAATTCGCGGCATAAGCAATGGACACAGGAAATTCGGTATGCAGGACAGTTTTCGTCACGGTTGAGTGGCGTTGCCGGGGTTTTCCTTATCGACCAGGACTTAACATCAGATCCTGTTCAAACGGAAGAATCGGGTTCTGCTCAATGGCGGTTTGCCCAAAGTTCGACCAGTGCCCTATGGAAAACCCCCGGCCTTTTTGATGGCTTTGGCACAAGAACAACATCGAGGCTCAAGACCTTTGGTGCGGCTGTATTTGGTCAGCTTGACTGGTCTATCAGCGATAAGTGGCATTTGCTACCGGGGCTTCGGTTTAACTACGACAAGAAGGATGTAGACTACAAACGCGAAACCTACGGTGGTCTACAAACGACTGACCCTGCCCTGATCGCGTTGAAGAACGGGCTTTATACAAATCAGGCTTTCGCGTTTGGGGTAGAGGACAACAACTTCTCGGGGCAAGTGACCCTGGCTTACAAAGCCAGTAAGAAACTGAATGCCTACGCAACCTATGCCAATAGCTATAAGCCGATTGGTGTCAACCTGGGCGGGCTTCCTACGGCAAACGGGGTGACGTTAATTGATCTGGCCAAAGTGAAACCTGAATACGTAACCCACTACGAACTTGGTGTAAAAACCAGACCAACTCCAGGCTCCACCTTTAATGTGACGGTATTCAACACGGATATCAAAGATTATCAGACGCAGGTTCAAACCGCCGAAGTGGGCGTAAACAGAGGGTATCTGGCCAATGCCGAGAAGGTTCGTGTTACCGGCGTTGAGCTCGACGGAAACATTCGAGTTGGTAATAACTTCTCGTTCAATGGAGCCGTTACCTATACCGATGGCAACTATGTCTCCTTCAAAAACGCACCCGTCCCGCTCGAAGAAACCGGCGGAGAATCAGCCTTTAAGGACATTTCGGGGGGTGCTCTGCCCGGCATTTCCAAATGGGCAGGTTCCTTAGGGGGCGAGGTGTCCGGTGCCGGGAAGTTGTTAAGCCTGGATGGCCGGTTCTTCGCAGCTCTTGATGGTTACTACCGCTCCTCGTTCTCGTCGAGCCCGTCGCCATCGGCCTACCTGAACATCGACGGCTATACGCTGGTGAACGCCCGAATTGGATTCCGGGCATCGAATGGTATCTCCATTTTGCTATGGTCACGAAATTTGACGAATAAAAATTATTTCGAGCAGCTACTGCCAGCCGCCGGTAATGCCGGTCAGTATGCAGCCGTGCTTGGTGACCCTCGAACATACGGCACGACTTTGCGCTATACATTCTAG